The following are from one region of the Chloracidobacterium sp. genome:
- a CDS encoding PspA/IM30 family protein codes for MGLWARITRVFRASTGAALDKIENPELVLQQTIRDMRDRVPELNNSVAQVMATERLLIKNAENLEKQVIDLDSKIKASVKMGRDDIATAYIGQLQQAQLDLERTGAQLEHASLASKQALKARDNYVLNMKKRTAEAMQLISAAKQAKLQEQLAQTMDTFNIGDDASTFNEMREKIDRRVAAAEAKLQLGSASVDSQMADIEREAMDIQLQDKLLEYKSQMGLLGSGTGKESKQIAAGSEVGEEELLEQVIETEVKSSNQ; via the coding sequence ATGGGATTGTGGGCAAGGATAACACGAGTGTTTCGGGCGAGTACCGGTGCGGCGCTGGATAAGATCGAGAATCCCGAGTTGGTTTTGCAGCAGACGATCCGCGACATGCGAGACCGAGTTCCTGAACTCAACAATTCGGTTGCTCAGGTCATGGCAACGGAGCGTCTCCTGATCAAGAATGCTGAGAATCTCGAAAAACAAGTTATCGATCTTGATTCGAAGATCAAGGCTTCGGTAAAGATGGGACGCGACGATATTGCGACCGCTTACATCGGCCAATTGCAGCAGGCTCAGCTCGATCTCGAACGAACGGGCGCACAGCTCGAGCATGCGTCGCTCGCTTCAAAGCAAGCGCTCAAAGCCCGCGACAATTACGTCTTGAACATGAAGAAGCGCACCGCTGAGGCGATGCAGCTGATATCGGCTGCCAAGCAGGCAAAACTGCAAGAACAGCTGGCTCAAACGATGGACACTTTTAACATCGGCGACGACGCTTCGACTTTCAACGAGATGCGCGAGAAGATCGACCGTCGCGTTGCTGCGGCGGAAGCCAAACTCCAGCTTGGATCCGCATCGGTCGATTCTCAAATGGCCGATATCGAGCGCGAAGCAATGGATATTCAGCTTCAGGATAAATTGCTCGAATACAAATCTCAGATGGGATTGCTTGGTTCCGGGACCGGTAAGGAAAGCAAACAGATCGCAGCCGGATCTGAGGTCGGAGAGGAAGAATTACTCGAACAGGTCATCGAAACCGAGGTCAAGTCTTCTAACCAATAA
- a CDS encoding Ig-like domain-containing protein: MKKLTAWTLFLAIYLSFIGPVAVSAQAVGKARDIKMAEVEQGLKFTLSNGVEGAETREVKPSAVTDPISESEAGKLLGRLPEIKSDPDDQAEFAKRLGTLPAPKTGEKIPVKFPATESQAPSQYGDAKKALSVIRFSPEGEIPLAPDLSVTFSHPMVAVTSQEEAAKYAPVEMTPQVDGRWRWLGTRTLMFDTDKRFPMATKFTARVPAGTKSATGQTLAKDFSWTFTTPPPKAIQMIPSGQTTRRDAVMFVAFDQAIDPAAVLRSIIVTGGGKRLPIRLATKEEVEASVGYYANINLEGRWLAFRAVNENGSVEDALPGASPINVTIQKGTPSAEGPLTTAADQSFGFQTYGPMKFVEALCGWRRNQNCSPFEQFSLQFSNSIDASKFKKEMVTIEPAIEGVNIYPSGNYIYIQGVKKGRTTYKVTVDGSLGDIYGQRLGQPATASIKVGSAEATMYAQGGFMTVLDPTAIPSFSIYSTNHANVRVRIHNVKPEDWHAYQQYVRYLNYDDGRRPVMPGTVFSDKVMPIKNVSDELVETRIDLARALNGGFGNLILDIEPTIKRDKYDRTRIVTWIQSTQIGLDAFVDNAELVGFATELRTGKPLTGVELSIYPNDSMVSSGMTTTGEAENRGGGSFFGSIWKWFSNWGGPDPAEIVSVNEDGTFAELETIEPTQTRLTGVNGILRLPLSDQPSQKGQNLLIARRGKDIAFLPENTDYYWQDYGSWYKKPESDSYRWFVFDDRRMYKPKEEVAVKGYVRLQTAGKLGDIQGLGGRELKYAWSAKDPRNNEVAKGTVTLNVFGAFDLKFSLPDNVNLGYGRIDFSDSPGGPVANSHQFQIQEFRRPEFEVSAKVDSEAPHFVGGKADLSVEAKYYAGGGLANAETNWTVTATPTSYTPPNRDDYVFGTWVPWWRGYDYFGGRPGAPGTTQYFKGVTDAAGKHLLKIDFESVKPPRPYAINASASVQDVNRQTWAGQTSLLVHPADLYVGIKTPRTFVQKGEKIVVESIVTDLDGILKPGRDIEIKALLKDWRFEAGSWKEVTVDEQICSVKSADKAARCDFVAKNGGRYLVSALVMDDRERFNESEFTVWVPGGKTPPNRSVEQEQVQIIPSKKDYQPGDVAELLVIAPFTPAEGVLTLRRDGIVKTERFSMKDSSITLRIPIEESYLPNIHAQVDIVGTAPRQNDKGEVDPKLADRPAFASGNIDLSISTASRKLTVSAEPRDSTLAPGGETKITIDVRDHRGEPVANSEVAVVVVDESVLALSRYTVADPMSVFYTSRGMGTQDYHSRKDIILGNPEDVKKQPPPPPASLPISGRQTMELAAAPSAAGAAKMKSEARADRANEMSKDGARDEADDQAQAQAPIELRQNFNALAVFAPSVRTDSNGRATVDIKLPDNLTRYRITAVSVDTGKRFGKTESNITAKKPLMVRPSAPRFMNFGDKIELPVVVQNQTDQDMAVDVAIRATNAQLTGASTDAGTQNVGKRVLVRANGREEVRFPVSTIKAGTARFQIAVNSGGNSDAAEISLPVWTPATTEAFATYGTTDANGAVFQPVQTPGDVFPQFGGLEVTTSSTQLQELTDAYIYLANYPYECSEQISSRMISTAALRDVLNAFKAKDMPTAAQLEAKFARDIQILQSRQRNDGSFGLWKRERERYEYPFLTIHVAHALALAKAKGYKVPDEMINKVKPYLSNIESHLKDQWYISSPQVRWTISAYALYIRNMMGDKDAGKAKKLLSEATIEKMPFEALGWVLSVLADDKNSAAEVDAITRFLMNRTTETAAAANFVTNYGDGGWLIMYSNRRADGVLLEAMVKIREKANAAGIPQPAVEDLIPKLVRGLLAHRKKGHWGSTQENVFILLALDKYFNAFEKVTPDFVTKVWLGNTYAGEQAFKGRSVDSNQLNIPMSYLVGQGGSSNLILDRQGAGRLYYRIGMQYAPKNLKLEPADYGFTVLRKYEAVDSADDVKQNPDGSWTVRSGARVRVRLTMIAQSRRYHVALVDNLPAGLEILNPGLATTEALPPDTGGGNTGVAEIGSRSLGRNYYWWRANWFEHQNFRDERAEAFSSLLWEGVYNYTYVTRATTPGQFVVPPAKAEEMYAPETFGRSGTDFLRVE; encoded by the coding sequence ATGAAAAAACTAACAGCGTGGACATTATTTCTGGCGATCTACTTAAGCTTCATCGGTCCTGTCGCCGTATCGGCTCAGGCGGTTGGAAAAGCGAGGGATATTAAAATGGCGGAAGTTGAGCAAGGCCTCAAATTCACGTTGAGCAACGGAGTTGAGGGAGCGGAAACGCGGGAAGTGAAGCCGTCCGCTGTCACCGATCCGATAAGCGAATCCGAGGCAGGCAAACTGTTGGGGCGCCTCCCGGAGATCAAATCCGATCCAGACGATCAGGCAGAGTTTGCAAAAAGACTTGGCACCTTGCCCGCACCAAAGACCGGCGAAAAGATCCCTGTCAAGTTTCCGGCTACCGAAAGTCAGGCTCCGTCTCAGTACGGCGATGCGAAAAAGGCACTTTCGGTCATCAGGTTCTCGCCCGAAGGCGAAATACCTTTGGCTCCGGATCTCAGCGTAACATTTTCGCATCCGATGGTTGCCGTGACATCGCAAGAGGAAGCGGCGAAATACGCACCGGTCGAGATGACGCCGCAGGTTGACGGACGCTGGCGTTGGCTCGGGACCAGAACACTAATGTTCGATACGGACAAGCGTTTTCCGATGGCGACGAAATTTACAGCGAGAGTGCCGGCCGGCACCAAGTCAGCAACGGGGCAGACGCTCGCAAAGGACTTCTCTTGGACCTTCACGACCCCGCCGCCTAAGGCGATACAGATGATACCGAGCGGCCAAACGACTCGTCGCGACGCGGTGATGTTCGTTGCTTTTGACCAGGCGATCGACCCTGCAGCCGTTCTGCGTTCGATCATTGTGACCGGTGGCGGCAAAAGGCTGCCTATCAGGCTTGCGACAAAGGAGGAGGTCGAGGCAAGCGTCGGATATTACGCCAATATCAATCTGGAAGGGCGTTGGCTCGCATTTCGTGCCGTCAACGAAAACGGATCGGTCGAAGATGCTCTGCCTGGCGCATCTCCTATCAACGTTACGATCCAAAAGGGCACGCCTTCAGCCGAAGGGCCTTTGACGACGGCGGCCGATCAATCGTTCGGGTTTCAAACCTATGGGCCAATGAAGTTCGTCGAGGCTCTTTGCGGATGGCGTCGAAATCAGAACTGTTCGCCCTTCGAGCAATTCTCACTGCAGTTCTCGAATTCGATCGATGCATCAAAATTCAAGAAAGAGATGGTGACGATCGAACCGGCGATCGAGGGAGTGAATATTTACCCTTCAGGAAACTACATCTATATCCAGGGAGTAAAGAAGGGGCGTACGACGTACAAGGTCACGGTCGACGGTTCGCTCGGCGATATATACGGACAGCGATTGGGCCAGCCGGCAACAGCATCGATCAAAGTCGGGTCCGCCGAGGCGACGATGTATGCTCAGGGCGGCTTCATGACCGTTCTCGACCCAACCGCGATCCCGTCGTTTTCGATCTATTCTACGAATCACGCAAATGTTCGAGTCAGGATCCACAATGTAAAGCCCGAGGATTGGCACGCCTACCAACAGTACGTTCGATATCTTAATTACGACGATGGCAGACGGCCGGTGATGCCTGGGACCGTGTTCTCGGACAAAGTTATGCCGATCAAGAATGTGTCTGACGAACTAGTCGAGACACGCATCGATCTCGCACGTGCGCTGAACGGCGGTTTTGGCAACCTGATCCTCGATATCGAGCCAACGATCAAACGCGATAAATATGACCGGACACGGATCGTCACATGGATCCAATCTACCCAGATCGGGCTCGATGCATTCGTTGACAATGCAGAGTTGGTCGGTTTCGCAACGGAACTCAGGACGGGCAAACCGCTCACGGGTGTCGAACTATCGATCTATCCGAATGACAGCATGGTCAGCAGCGGTATGACGACCACCGGCGAGGCAGAAAACCGCGGCGGCGGATCGTTTTTTGGCTCGATCTGGAAGTGGTTCTCGAACTGGGGCGGACCCGATCCGGCCGAGATAGTATCCGTCAACGAGGATGGGACGTTCGCTGAATTAGAGACTATCGAGCCGACACAAACAAGGCTGACAGGCGTTAATGGCATCCTCAGGCTGCCCCTCTCTGATCAGCCTTCGCAAAAAGGCCAGAACCTTTTGATCGCCCGTCGCGGCAAGGACATCGCGTTTCTGCCCGAGAACACGGACTATTATTGGCAGGATTACGGCAGTTGGTATAAGAAGCCTGAATCCGACAGTTACCGATGGTTTGTCTTTGACGATCGCAGGATGTACAAGCCGAAGGAGGAAGTCGCGGTTAAAGGCTACGTCCGTCTACAGACCGCCGGCAAACTTGGCGACATTCAGGGGCTTGGCGGTAGGGAATTGAAATACGCTTGGTCGGCAAAAGATCCACGAAACAATGAAGTTGCAAAGGGTACGGTCACACTTAATGTATTCGGAGCCTTTGATCTTAAATTCTCGCTTCCGGACAACGTAAATCTCGGTTACGGCCGAATTGATTTTAGCGATTCGCCCGGAGGACCGGTGGCAAACTCGCATCAATTTCAGATACAGGAATTTCGGCGGCCCGAATTCGAGGTCTCGGCCAAGGTCGATAGCGAAGCACCGCATTTTGTGGGCGGAAAAGCGGACCTTTCGGTCGAGGCGAAATACTATGCGGGCGGGGGCCTGGCAAACGCTGAGACCAACTGGACCGTGACCGCGACGCCGACAAGTTATACGCCGCCGAACCGCGATGATTACGTTTTCGGTACGTGGGTGCCGTGGTGGCGCGGATACGATTATTTTGGCGGGCGTCCAGGTGCTCCGGGAACGACCCAGTATTTCAAGGGGGTTACCGATGCTGCCGGCAAACATTTACTCAAGATCGATTTCGAATCGGTCAAGCCCCCGCGACCCTATGCCATAAACGCTTCGGCTTCGGTTCAGGACGTCAACCGCCAGACGTGGGCGGGGCAAACATCGCTTCTTGTTCATCCGGCAGATCTCTATGTCGGTATCAAGACACCTCGGACCTTCGTCCAAAAGGGCGAAAAGATAGTTGTCGAATCGATCGTTACTGACCTCGATGGCATCCTCAAACCGGGACGTGATATCGAGATCAAGGCGTTGCTCAAAGACTGGCGATTCGAAGCCGGATCTTGGAAAGAGGTCACTGTGGACGAACAGATCTGCTCGGTAAAATCGGCAGATAAAGCCGCCCGTTGCGACTTTGTGGCAAAAAACGGCGGAAGGTATTTGGTGTCCGCCCTCGTTATGGACGATCGGGAACGATTCAACGAAAGCGAATTTACGGTTTGGGTTCCCGGCGGAAAGACGCCGCCAAATCGCAGCGTTGAACAGGAACAAGTTCAGATCATCCCCAGCAAGAAGGACTATCAGCCGGGCGATGTTGCGGAACTGCTTGTTATCGCTCCATTCACCCCTGCAGAGGGAGTTCTTACTCTTCGCCGAGATGGAATTGTCAAGACCGAGAGGTTTTCGATGAAGGATTCGTCGATAACACTGAGAATACCGATCGAAGAAAGTTACCTGCCGAACATCCATGCCCAGGTCGATATCGTCGGAACCGCTCCGCGGCAGAACGACAAGGGCGAGGTCGATCCGAAACTCGCAGATCGTCCAGCGTTTGCAAGCGGCAACATCGACCTTTCGATCTCGACCGCCTCGCGCAAATTGACGGTTTCAGCCGAACCGCGCGACTCGACTCTCGCTCCGGGCGGCGAGACCAAGATCACGATAGACGTCAGAGATCATCGAGGTGAACCGGTCGCAAACAGCGAGGTCGCGGTCGTGGTTGTCGACGAGAGCGTGCTCGCACTTTCGCGATACACCGTGGCAGACCCGATGTCAGTTTTCTATACGTCGCGCGGTATGGGCACGCAGGATTATCATTCCCGCAAAGACATTATCCTGGGCAATCCGGAAGACGTAAAGAAGCAGCCGCCGCCTCCGCCCGCAAGCCTCCCGATAAGCGGAAGACAGACGATGGAGCTTGCGGCAGCACCGAGCGCTGCCGGTGCGGCAAAGATGAAATCTGAGGCGAGGGCCGACCGTGCCAACGAGATGTCGAAAGACGGTGCGAGGGACGAGGCTGACGATCAGGCTCAAGCTCAGGCACCGATCGAACTGCGGCAGAACTTCAACGCTCTGGCTGTATTTGCGCCTTCTGTCCGGACGGATTCAAACGGCCGTGCGACCGTCGATATTAAGCTGCCTGACAACCTTACGCGTTATCGGATTACCGCGGTTTCAGTCGATACCGGCAAGCGATTTGGCAAGACCGAATCTAACATAACGGCCAAAAAGCCGCTGATGGTTAGGCCATCCGCACCGAGATTCATGAATTTTGGCGACAAGATCGAACTGCCGGTCGTCGTACAGAACCAGACGGATCAGGACATGGCAGTTGACGTGGCGATCAGGGCAACTAACGCGCAGCTAACCGGTGCCTCGACGGATGCAGGGACCCAAAACGTCGGAAAGCGCGTACTTGTCAGGGCTAACGGACGAGAAGAGGTCCGCTTTCCGGTCTCGACGATAAAGGCCGGTACTGCCCGGTTCCAGATCGCCGTTAACTCGGGCGGAAACAGTGATGCGGCGGAGATCTCGCTCCCGGTTTGGACGCCGGCAACAACCGAGGCATTCGCGACATACGGAACAACCGATGCAAATGGAGCTGTTTTCCAACCTGTGCAAACACCGGGAGATGTTTTTCCCCAGTTTGGCGGTCTCGAAGTAACGACCAGCTCTACACAACTTCAAGAACTTACAGACGCGTATATCTATCTTGCGAATTATCCTTACGAATGTTCCGAGCAGATCTCGTCGCGGATGATCTCGACCGCCGCGCTTCGCGACGTTTTGAACGCGTTCAAAGCAAAGGACATGCCGACAGCCGCTCAACTCGAGGCAAAGTTCGCACGCGACATCCAGATCCTGCAGTCGCGTCAACGAAACGACGGGAGCTTTGGCCTATGGAAACGGGAAAGGGAACGTTATGAGTATCCTTTCCTTACGATCCATGTCGCGCACGCTCTCGCATTGGCTAAGGCAAAGGGCTATAAAGTGCCCGACGAAATGATCAATAAGGTAAAGCCTTATCTATCGAATATCGAAAGCCACTTAAAGGATCAATGGTATATATCGTCGCCGCAGGTTCGTTGGACGATCTCGGCCTATGCGCTGTACATCCGGAACATGATGGGCGACAAGGACGCGGGAAAGGCGAAAAAACTACTTTCCGAAGCGACGATCGAAAAGATGCCTTTTGAGGCACTCGGTTGGGTACTTTCCGTCCTTGCTGACGATAAGAATTCGGCTGCTGAGGTCGATGCTATTACCCGGTTCCTTATGAACCGAACTACCGAGACCGCGGCAGCTGCAAACTTCGTGACGAATTATGGCGATGGCGGGTGGTTGATCATGTACTCAAATCGCCGTGCTGACGGCGTTTTGTTGGAAGCGATGGTGAAGATCCGCGAAAAAGCCAATGCTGCCGGGATACCACAGCCAGCCGTCGAGGATCTGATTCCAAAACTCGTTCGCGGACTGCTTGCACATCGGAAGAAAGGGCATTGGGGTTCGACCCAAGAGAATGTGTTCATTCTTTTGGCGTTGGACAAGTATTTCAATGCGTTTGAGAAGGTGACGCCGGACTTTGTGACAAAGGTCTGGCTCGGGAACACCTACGCCGGCGAACAAGCATTCAAAGGACGGTCGGTCGATTCGAATCAGTTGAACATCCCGATGTCTTATTTGGTCGGTCAGGGCGGAAGCTCGAACCTGATCCTCGATAGACAAGGTGCTGGTCGCCTTTACTATCGGATAGGCATGCAGTATGCGCCAAAGAATCTGAAGCTCGAACCGGCCGATTACGGATTTACGGTTCTGCGCAAATACGAAGCGGTCGATTCCGCAGACGATGTTAAGCAAAATCCGGATGGCTCTTGGACGGTCAGGTCCGGTGCTCGTGTCCGTGTGAGGCTAACGATGATCGCACAGTCCCGGCGTTACCACGTTGCTTTGGTCGATAACCTGCCCGCGGGGCTCGAGATCCTGAATCCGGGTCTCGCGACCACAGAAGCATTACCGCCCGACACTGGAGGCGGCAACACAGGCGTCGCTGAGATCGGAAGCCGTTCGCTCGGCCGGAACTACTATTGGTGGAGGGCAAACTGGTTCGAACACCAGAACTTCCGCGACGAGCGTGCCGAGGCGTTCAGTTCGCTCCTTTGGGAAGGTGTCTACAACTATACTTACGTGACACGTGCGACGACACCTGGTCAATTCGTCGTGCCGCCCGCAAAGGCCGAGGAAATGTATGCACCAGAGACGTTCGGGCGATCTGGTACCGACTTCTTGAGGGTCGAATAG
- a CDS encoding sigma-70 family RNA polymerase sigma factor, whose protein sequence is MKCKRFAFGKNHEMLFSRSITFDDEELGSVAVAAEVSSAFPTAERQFIEKLRSGDGEAFDLLISRYSNDVYSLLHRLTADPDEAGDLTQETFLSALKAIKSFRGESELKTWLFRIAINHSRNRFRWWKRRHRNDTVSLEDSRSEDGLTVGEKLESAGSDPEASILSRERENSICKALAELPEAYREVIVLCDIEGRAYDEIASLLMMNIGTVKSRIARGRELMRRKLSDF, encoded by the coding sequence ATGAAATGCAAGCGTTTTGCCTTCGGGAAAAACCACGAGATGCTCTTCAGCAGGTCAATCACATTTGACGACGAAGAATTAGGAAGTGTCGCTGTGGCGGCAGAGGTGTCGAGTGCGTTTCCGACGGCAGAAAGACAGTTCATTGAAAAACTAAGATCGGGCGATGGCGAAGCTTTTGATCTGCTTATCTCACGTTACTCGAACGACGTTTATTCGCTTTTGCACCGGTTGACCGCGGATCCGGACGAAGCCGGCGACCTGACCCAGGAGACCTTTTTGAGCGCATTGAAGGCGATCAAGTCCTTTCGCGGCGAATCGGAATTGAAAACGTGGTTGTTCAGGATCGCGATCAACCATTCTCGCAATAGGTTTCGCTGGTGGAAACGCCGTCATCGGAACGACACCGTCTCGCTCGAGGATTCGCGATCCGAAGATGGGCTCACGGTTGGCGAGAAACTCGAATCGGCCGGGTCAGACCCTGAAGCTTCGATACTTTCGCGCGAGCGCGAGAATTCGATCTGCAAGGCTCTCGCCGAACTGCCCGAGGCTTATCGCGAGGTGATAGTTCTCTGCGACATCGAAGGCAGGGCGTACGATGAGATAGCCTCATTGCTGATGATGAACATCGGAACCGTGAAATCGCGGATCGCCCGAGGCCGCGAGCTGATGCGGCGAAAATTGAGTGATTTTTGA
- a CDS encoding tetratricopeptide repeat protein, translating to MTNPIRVRVSPGSYIAAVFFLSFVSAFLFYLDNVLVASVGLTVAWVILPLLWFFDRISFDGRRLFRTGLLPVLWARANSSRTNIKLADVEQVDSQALRTFRRSGSVVYRYKTTFRGMSVAFSVSSGGMYRQLIRAVLPMLNEDVLDHRSLELREYLCDPNEVRLRANRSKIPSAEVLEGSLNDFRKKKRQGAVDALIANAGEKPKADELRRLGNELRVSGALLRSAEAFRRALIYSPNDSRLLFEFAHCLQSLAGAERDHRIERRAIAMVRLAERRAANDEELLGRIGEFYFQIGDWDRAASVFKRAVDAMGRNFRAFRGLAEIALREGKIAHVIHNFASANALARSTALRRWTRVEVEYFSRLHDDDEYMELEISRVNLLDSLDRAKKTSLRIGIAGIPMIILGVAVEDVLIANIGWAVSMVACFFWLVIGIGRRMLESRIPFDMIEDGDSRNN from the coding sequence TTGACGAACCCTATCAGGGTCAGGGTCTCGCCGGGAAGTTATATCGCGGCCGTATTTTTTCTGTCATTTGTCTCGGCTTTCTTGTTTTATCTCGACAACGTTCTCGTTGCCTCGGTCGGTTTGACCGTCGCTTGGGTGATCCTACCGCTGCTTTGGTTCTTTGACCGGATCTCATTCGATGGACGCCGGCTTTTCAGAACAGGCCTGCTCCCCGTACTTTGGGCTCGCGCAAATAGTTCGCGGACGAATATCAAGCTCGCGGACGTCGAACAGGTCGACTCTCAGGCTCTTCGTACCTTCAGACGGAGCGGCAGTGTCGTTTATCGTTACAAGACGACCTTCCGCGGCATGTCGGTGGCATTTTCGGTCTCGTCGGGCGGCATGTACCGGCAGTTGATCCGAGCCGTATTGCCTATGTTGAACGAGGACGTTCTGGATCATCGTTCACTCGAGCTCAGGGAGTATCTGTGTGACCCGAACGAGGTCAGGCTCCGTGCCAATCGTTCGAAGATCCCGTCGGCCGAGGTTCTTGAAGGGTCTCTGAACGATTTCAGGAAAAAGAAACGTCAGGGAGCCGTCGATGCCTTGATCGCGAATGCCGGCGAGAAGCCGAAAGCGGACGAGCTGCGCCGACTCGGCAATGAGCTTCGTGTTTCGGGTGCGTTGCTGCGATCGGCCGAGGCATTTCGGCGTGCCTTGATCTATTCACCTAACGACTCGCGTTTGCTTTTCGAATTTGCACATTGCCTTCAGTCCCTGGCCGGCGCCGAACGCGATCACCGGATCGAACGACGGGCGATCGCGATGGTGCGGTTGGCCGAGCGTCGCGCTGCCAACGACGAAGAGCTCTTGGGCCGGATCGGTGAGTTTTATTTCCAGATCGGCGATTGGGATCGTGCGGCTTCGGTCTTCAAACGGGCCGTCGATGCGATGGGAAGAAATTTTCGGGCATTCCGGGGTCTGGCCGAGATCGCGCTCCGCGAAGGTAAGATCGCACACGTGATCCACAATTTCGCATCGGCTAATGCCCTTGCCCGATCGACCGCACTTCGTCGTTGGACAAGGGTCGAGGTCGAGTATTTTTCGCGATTGCATGATGACGACGAATACATGGAGCTCGAGATCAGTCGAGTAAACCTGCTCGATTCGCTTGATCGTGCCAAAAAAACGTCACTTCGAATCGGTATCGCCGGAATTCCGATGATCATCTTGGGTGTCGCGGTCGAGGATGTGCTTATCGCCAATATTGGCTGGGCGGTCTCGATGGTCGCATGCTTTTTTTGGCTTGTGATCGGCATCGGACGCAGGATGCTGGAAAGCAGGATACCGTTCGACATGATCGAGGACGGAGATTCGCGAAACAACTAG
- a CDS encoding KpsF/GutQ family sugar-phosphate isomerase, which produces MAKRSSLRVVEYLRLEASAIERAAEQINSDSVERVVDLIVNCRGKIVILGVGKSGVIGQKIAQTMTSTGTVAVFIHPSDALHGSLGMIREDDVVIALSNSGETDELLAIVPSLKLRGVAIISIVGSLDSSLAKCSDVVLDASVDREACPLNLAPTTSTTVALAIGDALAMTVMEAKGQTAEDFAANHPAGRLGKRLTLKVADLMHPSPNILLETGWLAVVKAISDASLGAVNVVSKDGQLLGIVTDGDLRRTIEKTKTEMLSSLSAEQMMTSSPICTSPDALAFDALRLMEDRPSQISVLPVVDGSGECIGMLRLHDLVRAGI; this is translated from the coding sequence ATGGCAAAGAGATCTTCATTGCGGGTCGTCGAGTATTTGCGGCTCGAGGCCTCGGCGATCGAACGCGCGGCGGAACAGATCAACAGCGATTCGGTCGAGCGGGTCGTTGATCTGATCGTGAATTGCCGAGGTAAGATCGTCATCCTCGGTGTTGGCAAATCGGGCGTCATTGGACAAAAGATCGCTCAAACGATGACTTCGACCGGCACGGTCGCGGTCTTTATTCATCCCTCCGACGCATTGCACGGCAGCCTGGGAATGATCCGGGAAGACGATGTCGTGATAGCGCTTAGCAATTCGGGCGAGACCGATGAACTTCTCGCGATCGTGCCGTCGCTGAAGCTTCGCGGTGTCGCGATCATCTCGATCGTTGGCAGTTTGGATTCGTCGCTCGCAAAATGCTCTGACGTCGTGCTCGACGCTTCGGTGGATCGTGAGGCCTGTCCGCTGAATCTCGCCCCGACGACATCGACCACGGTCGCACTTGCTATCGGCGACGCTCTTGCAATGACCGTAATGGAAGCAAAAGGCCAGACGGCTGAGGATTTTGCGGCAAATCACCCGGCGGGCCGGCTCGGCAAGCGGTTAACCTTAAAGGTTGCCGATCTCATGCATCCAAGCCCAAACATACTACTCGAGACTGGTTGGCTTGCAGTCGTTAAGGCCATTTCCGATGCCTCGCTCGGTGCGGTAAATGTAGTTAGCAAGGACGGCCAGCTTCTCGGTATCGTGACCGATGGCGACCTTCGCCGTACGATCGAGAAAACCAAAACGGAAATGCTCTCGTCGCTTTCAGCCGAACAGATGATGACCAGTTCACCGATTTGCACAAGTCCCGATGCTCTAGCCTTTGACGCTCTCAGGCTAATGGAAGATCGGCCGTCGCAGATCTCGGTGCTGCCGGTGGTCGACGGTAGCGGGGAGTGCATCGGTATGCTAAGGCTTCATGATCTTGTCCGGGCTGGGATCTGA
- a CDS encoding zf-HC2 domain-containing protein, whose protein sequence is MKCQDLQFELPLYFDDVLSPAEVAKIDEHLAECPLCRRRLADMQELRQAMRSLARPVIPARTLAAIRTAVAEKAHIRIPAPGFRLIESKRNWVDTWLIPYAVGSVASVMICFTLLWFLLVPPQTFEIVSERQRSSEAMSEIMLASTNPDVIDISPLQYANARLSVAGESPSINPQGALVALTRSLMRGEMNDDEVVVVADVFGNGLARIAEVVEPSHDKKAIVELQKALQSDPDFAPFVPASMDRRSGSVRVVLKLQSVNVEAESDPPAF, encoded by the coding sequence ATGAAATGTCAAGATCTACAATTTGAACTTCCGCTTTACTTTGACGATGTACTGTCGCCTGCCGAAGTTGCAAAGATCGATGAGCACCTGGCCGAATGCCCGCTTTGCAGACGTCGACTCGCCGATATGCAGGAACTCCGCCAAGCGATGCGTTCGCTCGCTCGTCCGGTAATTCCAGCTCGAACGCTGGCGGCGATCAGAACGGCTGTCGCTGAAAAAGCTCACATCAGAATTCCTGCTCCTGGATTTCGCTTGATCGAAAGCAAACGAAATTGGGTAGATACCTGGCTAATTCCCTATGCGGTCGGATCGGTGGCGTCGGTCATGATCTGTTTCACGCTTTTATGGTTCCTTCTGGTGCCGCCACAGACTTTCGAGATCGTATCTGAACGGCAGCGAAGCAGCGAGGCGATGTCGGAAATAATGCTCGCTTCGACCAACCCCGATGTGATCGATATTTCACCGCTTCAATATGCGAACGCGCGGTTGTCGGTGGCGGGCGAATCGCCAAGCATTAACCCTCAAGGTGCACTGGTAGCCTTGACGCGTTCGCTCATGCGGGGCGAAATGAACGATGACGAAGTCGTTGTCGTAGCGGACGTTTTCGGGAACGGCCTTGCACGGATCGCCGAGGTCGTCGAACCCTCTCACGACAAAAAGGCGATCGTCGAACTGCAGAAGGCTCTGCAATCCGACCCGGATTTCGCTCCGTTCGTTCCCGCCTCGATGGATCGGCGGTCTGGAAGTGTAAGGGTCGTTCTAAAACTCCAAAGTGTTAATGTAGAGGCAGAAAGCGATCCGCCTGCTTTTTAG